In Candidatus Hydrogenedens sp., the DNA window TCTAATAAATGCAATTCCCAATAAATATCTCCCAAGCATCTCCACATTCTAACCGCCTCTTTATCAGAAACTTTTTTTCTGATTGCCATTTGAAAACATTGGAATGCAGGTTTTAACCAATTTTCCCCTTTTTTCATATTATTAAATCCTAACCGAACCCATAGGTCACCGTTTTCAGGATGTTTTTTTACAATATCTTCCAGAACTTCTGCAGATAAATCATAATCCCCTTGAAGTTCAAGAACATCTAAATAAACAAATATCCCCTCCTGAATATCTGTATTTCGAATATTCACCTGCTCTAACATATTTCTTGCATCACTCAAAAGAGAATTTCTTTTAATTTTCAATTCGGCTAATCGGCTTTGTGCAGAAGGATTCTGGACTAAACTCTGTATTTGTTTTTGAACCTCATGATATTCTCCAACCTTAGCCTTTGCAAGAGTAATGGTAGTTGCAATATCACCACTTTTTAAACAACCCAATATAATAAATGGCAATATAACAATAATTATCTCTGGGTACCAAATAAAACATTTCTGTCCCAAATTAACATCTCCATTCGTTCCAACAAAGGGCTAAAAGTTGAAGGATTTAGTGCACACACAGGCACACCATCATACTGTTGAATAAGTCCCTGAACTATCTCGGAATTGGCTTTGTCAATTTTATTTAAAACATTAATCCGTGGTTTGGTATCCAACTCCAAATCTCGTAATAGTTTAACAACCGTATCATGTTTTTCTTCCACATCTTCTGATGATACATCCAGCACATGCAATAACAAATCAGCATCATTTATTTCTTCAAACGTGGTTCGAAATGCTGACATTAAATCTTTCGGCAAATTTCTTATAAAACCTACGGTATCAATAATAATTACCTCTCGTTCTCGTGGAAATCGTAATCGCCTTGAAACAGGGTTTAATGTAGCAAATAAGAAATCCTCAGCTATGACAGAACTATTGGTTAGATTATTTAACAACGTTGATTTTCCAGCATTTGTATATCCTACAATTGCAACAGTTGGTACTTGACGAACTGTTCGAACCTGTCTACGGAGTTCTCTTCTTCTGCCTAATTCCTTCACCTCTTGTTCTAAATGAGCAATTCGGTCTCTTGCACGTCTTCTATCAATTTCGAGTTTTGTTTCCCCAGGTCCTCTACCTCCAATCCCACCAGTTAACCTGGAAAGGGCTGTTTGTTTTATACCCAAAAATGGGAATAGATATTTCAATTGAGCCAGTTCAACCTGAATTTTACCTTCACGAGTTACTGCGTGTTGAGCAAAAATATCTAATATGACTTGTGTCCGATCTAATATTTTTAAGTCTGTAAAATCTGATAGTGCCTTCACATGTGATGGTGTTAAATTTTGGTCGAAAACGAGCATATCAGCCCCTAATTGAACAGCACGTATTAATATATATTTCAGTTTGCCCTGTCCCATTACATATTTAGGGTCTGGTGGTCTCCTTTGGATTACTTTGTCTAATACTTTAATTCCTGCACTTTTTGCCAATTCTGTAAGTTCTTGAACTGAATCTTCTATCACCGACAACGGTTGAGTAGAAACGTGAATTAAAATAGCGTTATCACCCTTTAAGTTCGCTTTTACAAATATACGATTTCGTTCCAATTCTTCTTCGAGCGAACGGATTAATTCTAAAAAATCATCTTTTAACTCATATACCGTAGTTGGGGGATAAATTCGCCACGGTTTATTCTCATCGTTTGCAGGTAATAAATGTGCAAAATGTATCTTTCTTGGTAGTGCATTTTCATCCACTTCGAGCACTGCAACTCCATCAAGCCGATAAATTGCCAAATAACTTAAATCTTCATCATCCAAACCCGAGTTTGTTTTAAGATGGGTATGCACAAGACGAACTTCAGATAACCTGTTTAGAGCACGTCTTTCGACATTGGGCATCGGTATTGATTGAGCATTTCCTACACAGACATGAACAATATGCCCTCTACGGTCAATTAAAATACCTATTTGCCGTTCTATCTCATGGGATAATTCACATAACGTTCTACTTATTTCAACCGAGATAATACGTGATGGAACAGGCTTTCTATTTTTCAGGGATTCAAGTTTTTTAATTTGACTTGCTTTTAAACCATGAATATTACCAGTTATCAGAATATTCGACCTCCTTCAATAACAACGCTCATAATGTATTAATACACTTATATTATACTCTCTCAAATAATTATTTTTTCAATACTTATAACGTATTCAGGACTTGGAAAATTACTTCTATAAAACCTACTCATCCACTGCAGGCAGAAACCATACTGGATTAATGGCGGTATCTTCCTTTCTTATTTCATAATGCAAATGTGCAGTGGTTACCCTGCCTGTTGCCCCAGACAGCCCAATCACATCACCTTCTTTAACTTCATCTCCTTCTTTAACACATATTTTACTCAGATGAGCATAGGCACTATTAATTCCGTCTGCATGCTCTACTACAATTAATAAACCATACCCATGCATTGTACATGCTAAACGAACAACACCATCTGCTGTTGCTACCACTGGTGTTCCTGTTGGAACTATAATATCAATACCCTTATGAACTCTTGAGCCACTTCCACCCCTACTCCTCACACTACCGAACCATGAACTTATATGACCAGAGCCATCTTTTATAGGCCAAATATGCGGAATCTCCTTTGTAAAATCAATGCCTTCGGGTGGTGTTGAATTATTTTCTACTGTATTCTCAATCTCTGACGAACCTTCCACGTGCTCCTCTTCTTCGTTCATAAAAACACGATATAATAGAGATGAAGGAACACACTCTTCTTCTGGTTTATTTAACGACACACTGGAAGTATCTTTTTCACATTCTTTTAAGTGTTGACAGCCATAAAACCCAAATACCAATACAGACATAACAATAACCGTTTTTAAAGGAAGTTTCAAACCCATAATCTTACACTCCACTCCCCTGTATGCAATCTTGCATTTTTTTAAGTCCTGTTTCTGCAACTATTTTTAAGTCCTGTTTCCAATATTCTCTATTGAATATCTCTAAAGACAAACAGCCTGTATATCCTATTTTCTTTAACGTTTTCAAAACATCCTTCAAAGGCAAAATTCCATCCCCTGGATAAATACGATGTGCATCGCCTTGTTCCTCCCTTGGAACATCTCCAGGAACATCATTCCAATGGAAATGCCCAATAAGATTGCCCTGAACCAATTCAAGACCTGAGAACCCAGAACCACCACGAAATAGGTGGAATGTATCCGCAATAATACAAGCCCTCGGGTCATCTGCATCAATTGCAATGGCACACGCTTGGCCAAAACGATATACCCCTTTAAAAAATCCCACAAATTCGACCGCTACACGAATTCCAAACTCCTCTTCACCTATTTTTAGTAATTCTTTATAACAACGGGCACACCATTTCAAATCGATATTCTCCCTATCAGGTGCAGGAATAGAAGCAACATGTTTTGACCCTACTGCTGATGCCATCCTCATTCGATTTCGTGTAACTTCTAACGATGCCTTAAAATTATCCTCTCCATCTGGCATGGAATCCCATAAGCCAATCACATTAGGGACAATCAATCCCAAATCTTCTATCTCTTTCCCTAAATCTTTCAAATTTCCGCCCTGTTTCTCATATTCCTCGAGTTCACTAATCCATGGCTCTATACCGTCCCACTTTGTCTCATGGGCAATCCTGATTTTATCCTTCAACGTAGCTGGACGTATCGTGCTGGTATTTAGAACAACTGGCCACGGACTTATACCTCCTTGGAAACGCTTTTCTTCTTTGATTTCTTTTTGAGATGATGTATCAGTATGTCCCTTTTGATGTACCGCAAGAGCACCTAAACCTAATGCACATGTTTTTATAAAATCTCTTCTTATTGTTTTCATAATTGTTCCTCTTCAAAATTTCTCTTTATATTTCTAAAAGCATACTAAAAAATCCACTTAAAATCCAAACCAAAATCCCTTTTGAAAGATAAATAGAAATCCAATTATAATAACCCTATTAAAACCTATAACTTTTATCTATAATAGTACTAGGAGATATAACATGAATTCAAAAATATTTGTTTGTTTAATAACTTTTGCCCTATGTTCAATTACAGTTGCAACGAGCACACATTCTGAGTCATTAGATAAAATGAAAATCTTGGTGAAATCCAGTGATTATCAAATGGTAAACCCTGTGATTTCCTTACCGTGCAAAGAAACATTACCCGATAATAAAATTGTAACGGTACTTCATCCAAAAACAGGAAAAGAATTCCCTGCTACCATTCACAATGGAGAGTTCACGTTTATCCCTGATGACATAGCTCCAAATTCAGAATGTATTTATGAGGTTCGCGTAAAAGATAAAACTCCAGATTATGTTTATCATGTTCAGATTACTCCTGGAGAGAAACCCGACACTATTAAGGTAGAAATTGACAAAAAACTGTTTACAGTCTACCATTACGGGAAGGAGTGGAAAAAGCCTTTTCTCTGGCCATTACTTTCTGAAAATCAGGTTACCATTACAAGAGATTACCCGATGAACCCTGAAGGCACTCCAAAATTCGCTCAGGACCATCCACATCATAAATCTTTTTGGACTGCTTACGGCAATATAAATGATGTTAATCTCTGGACAGAAGAAGAGGGAACTGGGATACAACGCGTTGAAAACGTAAGTTATCGCTCTGGCGATGCCTATGGATGGATAATTAGCAACAATAAATGGTGCGATAAAGACGGAAATTATGTAATTACAGAAAATCGAGAATATCGATTTTATACAACTCCCGAGAAAGGTCGTCTTTTTGATGCCTTCGTCTCATTTACAGCGGAAGAAAAAGATGCGGTATTCAAAGATACCAAGGAAGGAGGTATCGTTTCTGCAAGAATGCACCCAGATATCTCTACAAAAGGTATAATCACAATCGCAAGTGGTGAGACTGGAGAAGATAAAGTTTGGGGAAAACCAACGCCATGGTGTGATTATTCCGCAGAACTCAAAGATATTGGCTGGAGAGGTTTGGCAATCTTTGATAATCCTTCAAACCTCCGCTATCCGACAAGCTGGCATGTACGTAAGTATGGCTTGTTCGCTGCAAATTGCTTTGGCTATTCCAATTTCCGCGATAAAGATTATAATAAACCTCTTCTACCCGAAAACGGTGATTATACAATTAAAAAAGGAGATACATTATCTTTTCGTTATAGGATGTATGTCCATTCTGGTAACGTGACTGATTCTATGGTAAAAGAACACGCACGGAATTTTCAGGAGACTATAAAAGCAGAGTGGACAAAATAAAACTATTTTGCTTCATTAGAAATGTCCAATAGGTCAGACTCCCGTGTGAAACGTACCCGTTATACCCCTTATTTATTCGCCTCTTGTGCTAAACGTTGGGCTTTAATCCTCATTAATTGACTGGTCGTTGAACGTTCCATCTCATCTAATTTATTCTTAATAAACTTAATAGTCTCTTTCATTCTCGGTATTAATGTATGTTCCAATGCATTAACTCTCCTACGCGTCTTCTCTATTTCCTGACATAGCCTACGAACAGTTTCTTCCAATTCTGCCATTTTTAACAGTTTTGGCAAAAATTCCTTCATCTGGGTAATTGCTTTGTCTAATTCTGATGAGGTGTGGATTAATGAATAGCCCCCTTCACTTTTCCCAAATGTAATTTCCAATTTCGGAATCTGAACACTCATTAATCTTTGTGTTTTTATCTCAATTTTCATCTCTTGACGTGTTGATTCCAGAGCATCTTCGACAATCAATCGTGATGAGGTTGCCTCTGCCAACACGAATAATTTCAGAACTTGAGGCAATTCATCATCAACCTCTAATCTTGCCTTTTTATATTCAGCGGTAATACGCCCGAAATCCTTCATTAAACCATCTAACTTATCTTTTAATAACTTATGACCACGTTGAGCAACAACAAGTCTCTTACGTAGCCTAAGTAATTCCATTCGTGTTGGGTTAACTGCTAATCGCATACGACAACCTTATTAGAAACTTTATTTGTTTTCTGGATAGTATTTTTCTATAAATTCAGGTTTTACTCGTTTCAATTCAGATTTTGGTAACATCCCGAGTAATTCCCATCCGATTCGCAAACTATCTTCAATACTACGGTTCTCGTCTTCACCTTGCCTTATGAACCTATCCTCAAACGCATCTGCGAACTTCACATACAATAAATCAATATCGCTCAATGCCGATTCCCCTAAAACTACGGCTAATTCTTTTGCATTTTTACCGCGTGCATACGCCGCATATAACTGATTCATGACATTAGCATGGTCTTCACGTGTCTTTCCTACACCGATACCTTTATCCTTCAAACGTGATAGTGAAGGCAAAACATCCACAGGTGGGTAAATCCCTTGTGCATGTAAGGAACGACTTAAAATAATCTGCCCTTCTGTAATATACCCTGTTAAGTCAGGGATAGGATGAGTTTTATCATCCTCAGGCATGGTTAACACAGGCAATTGTGTAATAGAACCATTTTTCCCCTTTATTCTGCCTGCTCGTTCATAAATCGTACTCAAGTCTGTGTATAAATAACCAGGATAACCACGCCTACCTGGCACCTCTTTTCGTGCCGCGGAGATTTCACGTAAGGCTTCACAATAATTTGTAAGGTCAGTTAATATAACCAACACATGCATATCTTTTTCAAAGGCTAAGAATTCCGCCACAGTTAACGCCATACGTGGGACTGCGATACGTTCAATAGCAGGGTCATCTGCAAGGTTAATAAACAAAACTGCCCGTTCAAGAGCCCCTGTTCTACGAAAGTCATTAATGAAAAATTCGGATTCTTCGAAGGTAATACCCATTGTAGCGAATATAACGGCGAACTTCTCGCCTGTCTTCAATACTCTTGCTTGTCGTGCTACCTGTGCCGCCATTCTTGAATGTGGCAAACCTGAACCTGAGAAGAAGGGCAATTTCTGCCCACGAACCAGCGGATTTAGTAAATCGATAGTTGAAATACCCGTTTGAATAAACTCGTTAGGATAGTCACGAGCAAAAGGATTCATTGGATTACCATTAACATTTAACCATTTTTCGGGAATAATTGGAGGCCCGTCATCAATGGGTCTTCCGAATCCATCAAAAACTCTACCCAACATATCTTCAGATACACCTAACTCTACACCTTTACCCAAAAACTTCACAGTTACTCCCTGGGGAGCCAAACCACTGGTTCCTTCAAACACCTGAACCACTGCTTTATCTTTATTAACCTCTAATACCTGACCCCGTCGGGTAGTCCCATCGTCCAGACGAATATCTGTTAGTTCACCGAAGGTAATGCCTTCAACACCTTCTACCAACATTAATGGACCGATTATTTCTTTTACTGTGCGATATTCTTTTGTAATCACGGTCGTTCACCTCACTCTGTTTGAGTTAATTTCCATTTTATTAAGATAACAATGCTTTAACTTGTTCCGAAATTTTATTTCGTAAACCATCAAACTGGTCTAACTTATCTTCACGTATCATCTTTGCCTTTGAAATTTCCTCTAATACAGGCAAATTCAATAACTTTGTTAATGGCACACCTTTTTGCAATGCAGGACGAACTTCATCGTAGTAGTATAAAATGGTATATAACAGTTGAAATTGTTTTAACATGGAGGAATATGTATCGATTTCATCAAATGCATTCTGATGTAAAAAGTCTTCTCTTATCATTTTTGCCGCCTGCATAAGTAAGCGGTCTTCCGCAGGTAATGCATCCATACCTACCAAACGAACTAATTCTTCTAATTCAGCTTCCCTCTGTAAAATTGCCATTGCTCGTCTACGAACTTCAGACCATTTGGGATTATAGTTCTCATTTGCATACTTATCAACAACTTCCTGATATAGTGAATAAGAGGTTAACCAGTTAATAGCAGGGAAATGTCTTGCAAACGCTAATTTATCATCTAACCCCCAAAAAACCTTCACTACACGCAAGGTAGCCTGCACAACAGGTTCGGAGAAATCACCGCCTGGGGGAGAAACTGCACCAATTAAAGATAGTGTTCCATTTCTTTTATCTGAGCCTAAACAAATCACATTTCCCGACCGTTCATAGAAACTCGCAATCCGTGTCCCTAAGTATGCAGGATAACCTTCTTCACCTGGCATTTCTTCTAAACGTCCTGACATTTCACGCATGGCTTCTGCCCACCGACTTGTTGAGTCAGCCATCAAAGCCACACTATATCCCATATCGCGGAAATATTCCGCAATTGTGATTCCCGTGAATACACTCGCTTCACGAGCAGCCACAGGCATGTTTGATGTATTAGCTATTAACACCGTTCGTTCCATAAGTGGTTCGCCCGATTCAGGGTCTTTTAACTCGGGGAATTCCATAAGCACGTCTGTCATTTCATTTCCGCGTTCACCGCAACCTACATACACCACAATACTTGCATTAGCCCATTTTGCTAACTGATGTTGAACCACGGTCTTTCCACTACCGAATGGACCAGGAACGCATGCAGTTCCTCCTTTCGTCATCGGGAAAAACATATCCAATACCCGTTGCCCTGTGGTCAAGGGTTCTAATGGCGGGAGTTTCTTTGCTACTGGTCTCGGCTGACGAACAGGCCAACGTTGAACCATAGTTAATTCACGTAGACCTTTCTCAGTTTCAATAACCGCTATTACCGTATCTACATTACCTTCTACGGGTCCTATCTTCTTTACTGTTCCTTCTACACCATGAGGAACCATTATTTTATGAACAACCAACTTTGTCTCACGAACAGTCCCCAAAATATCGCCAGGTACAACGTGGTCACCTACCTTAGCCACTGGTTCAAATTTCCAAATCATGGTACGGTCTAAGGAAGGACTTTCTGCCCCACGGACAATATACTCACCAAATTGTGCTGCTATTTTATCTAAGGGACGCTGTACTCCATCATAAATAGACCGAATCAATCCGGGTCCTAATTCTACGCTTAATGCTTCTCCTGTCCTGAATACAGGTTGTCCCGGACCAATACCTCCGGTCTCTTCATACACCTGTATGGAATAATCTTCTCCACGTATTTCAATAATTTCGCCAAACAATTTGGCATTTCCGACCCGAACCATTTCATACATACGTGCACCGGACAAACCACGCGCAACTACTAACGGTCCGGATACTTTAACAACTTCACCCTGAATGTTTGTGCTCATATTCTATTTCCCTAATGTTCCTTATTTTTATTCATCATATAATTTATTTCACATATATTTTTATTATTTATTTTCATCAGGATTGTTCCTCTTTACCGAGCATATCTACTCCAATGGAATACTCTATCTGACGCTTCAACTCTTTAAAGCCCAGATGGATACTTCCTTTATGTGTAGGTATTGTCGTAATAACAGCATTGCTAATTAAACGATAATCCTGAATAAGTTCTTTCGATTCCTGAGCAAGTTCTTCTGTAATCAAGATAATTTCTGCCCCACCATCTTGTTGTATTTGCTGAAATGCCCTCTGCAGGTCGTTCGGCGTCAAGGCATGAAATACTTCAAAACCTGCGGATTTAAATCCTTGAATTAAACTTTTTTCACCTATAACATACGCTTTATACATACGTTTGCCTTATCCTATCTTTCAACATTGCTGAGGGCAAGCCATTCAGCTTCCCACTAATAAGCAGTTTTAAGTTAAATGCCTCAACATGCATTCCCCAACAAAAAGCTCCAACTCGCTCAGGACCCATTGTTTGTAATTTTGCATGTTTAACATAGTTCGTAAGTAAATCTGAGGTCATTTGTTCAAACTTCGGAATTTGTTCATCCTCACTTAAGTCTAAACATTCACGCCATATATCTCCTACAATTCCTGGGATAACTCCACCCCAAGACCGAAGTTCATTTATACTACACAACTCACCGACAAGATGATTAAATGGCTCAATAGGCAGAAGATATTGTTGAAACATTTTCAAGTTATGCCCTGCCTTCAATGCACGCCACAATACAACTATTAATTTCGACAAAATTCTAAGTTCAGACCAATCTTTTAATAGTGGACAATCTAATTGTGAAATAAGATCTAAATAATGCCTCAAATAACTACCATCTAAAACAATGTCTGTAATCAGCGGATTTTCAGATTGAACCCCTGCAGGATTACATATCGCCGTTATTGCTGGACGGATAACCTCTGGGAATAACGATGGATTAGCGGAAGCAATTTCTGCAAGTCGTGATTCGGTAAAAATATTTTTAGGGAAAAGAGGATTTTTGCCGTTTATTGCTCGTTTTAGGTTTACATAATCTTCACTTAATAAAAATACATCCGTAATCTCTGGTGAAGGACATGCTTTCTTTAATTCATATATCTGAGCATGAACATAATTATCAATTATCGTGCTCCAGTCCTCCCACGTCTCTGCCCCAGGAACCATAAACTCACGTAATGTTGTCTCTTGAAGACGATGTAATACGTCCTCTGGCTTCTCGATACTTCCAAGATTCATAAAAAAGTCATAGGACATTAACCGCCCTTCTAATACGCTGATTTGTCCACATACAAATCCCCAACGATGTTGTCCTTTCGAAAGGGCTTTCAAACACCTACTCCTTCTTGTTTCCTAAATTAAGTGTTCTCACTAAATAACTTCTGTGCAATGACTGGGACTAATTCCCGTTGTAAATCTGCCAAAAGAGTATCTATCGTCTGGTCAATCTGGAAGCCTTTACCGATAAACAAAAAACCTCCACGTGCAGGGAGATAATTTTGTTCATCAATTGTAATGGCACCTGCTCCCTTTTGAGCATTCCAGTTAGTAACCAAGGTTTTAAATATATTCAAATCGTCTTTATGGACTCGAAGAATGCCGTTAGACTCATTGGCAATGGCACGTTCCATTAACTTCTGCATTAATTGCTGATATTCATTTCCAGGGATACGAAGTATTTCCTGCTTCGCTTTTTGAAACACTTGATTTATTATCTGATTCTTTTCTTTTAGAATCTCTTTATTGATTTGTCCCTGAACCTGAACTAATTTACGTGCCATCTCTTCATCAATATTGCGAATAGCAGTTTGATACTGCCGTTCCGCTTTTTCCTCGGCATTTCTCTGAGCAGATTTCTTTTTTTCGTCGGCTTCTTTTTGTGCGGCTTTTATAATCAATTCCGCTTCATGCTGAACTGATTCTAATACCGCTTTATTAATTTCTTCTAATGCCATTGTTTTTTCCTTACAATGGATACAGTAAGATGTTATTCTTATTGTCCACGAATATATGCAGTTACATTATTATCAGCAGTTAACCAGTTAATAGCAAGGATAGCCACTAACAATGCTACCACAGCATACGTTTCTACCATAGCAGGCAATATAACAGAGCGACCAAATGCCTCGGGTCTTCGTGCAACTAATGAAATACTTGCCGCTGACGCTTCACCCTGCCATTGGGCGGAGAAATACAATGCAAGTCCAACTCCTAATCCCAAAACGAACAGGGCTAACCCTGTCCCAGGTGTGATTATCATCTGTCCGGAGATTAAACCTGAACGGACAAAGATAAGTATGGCAGTAATAAATCCATAGAACCCTTGCGTTCCAGGCAATGCCAGTAGCACCAATAGTCTTCCAAAAAGGTCCGGTTTTTCGCTTAACACGCCACCTACCGCTTGAGAAGCGATACCAATTCCTTTTCCGGACCCGGAGCATCCTAAACCTACGGCTAAACCTGCTCCTGCGATTGCTAATCCACGACCAATTTCGATTGCAAGTGCGTTATCCATACACTTATCTCCATGTTTTAACGGTTATCAGTTGATTTATTCCATTTACATTTATTTTCATTTTATTTTTTCTCATCAGAACTTACTAAAATTGCATTTTCAGAGTTAAAACCTAACGGTTCGAACGCCTTTCCACCACCTTCGTAGAAGCGACCAAAGAATTCAACTAAAATAAGACGCATTGAGTGCACAAAAGCACCCATTACGCTAATCAGGAAATTAAACATGTGTCCAATAACCAAAGCAAAAATAAATATGAAAAACCCTACATAAGGGATGGGGCGTACAAGATTCGCAATCATGTTGAAAGACATAGCCACTATAGAGGTAGTTAATCCTAATGCCAATAAACGGCAATACGACATCGTGTCACCAATAAATGCGGTGATACCATAACTACCTACAATACCGTAAAGACTAATTAACCCTGTAATAAATCGGGCAATTGGGTTTGTCTGGTCGCGTCCCTGAGTTAAGACTAACCCTAATGCTCCTAACCCAAATAATGCGATACCAAGCCAATTCAACCACACTGGTGGAGTAATAAACATACCACTAACGATGATAATAAAGCCAGGCAAAGCGATAAGCCATAATAATCCGTCCATAATTGCTCCTGCTTTATCACCTCGCTTTGCCATACCATACATTTTCAAACCGATGCCAAAAAATTGATTTACAATCCCAATAAACAAAGCAAAAAGCAATAATACTACTGGCTGGTCCATTGGATTTAGTATTGTCGTTTTTTCAATTACCCTCTGGAAAATATTATTTTCACCTAAATATTCAGGTTTATATAAATCACCAAAAAAAGAACCTAATAGAAAACCGAATAAAATTGTCGGTAAGGAGGCAAAAAATAGTAATTTTGAAAAATTATATATACCTTCATAAGGTTTGGTTCGTCTCATAAGGTAAAGACTTGCTAATAACAAAATCAGCCCATAAGCCACATCGCCGAAGCATATCCCAAAAAATAAGTAAAACCCCCACATCAAATAAGGTGATGGGTCAAAGAAATCATAAGGAGGTAAACCATACATATTAATTAACATCTGGACAGGACGTACTAATGGGGGTAATGTAATACTTATTGGAACATCTTCCCCTGGTGCAGGGTCATCTACTAATATCGAAACTTCCGGCATCTCAGACTTCAATGTCTGACTTAATTTTTCCAAGTCCCTTTCACGAACATAACCTGTTAATATCTGGATATACTTTCCCTCAACTGCTAATGTTTTGGACATAACCATCCGTTTTTTATTGTCCCAATAAGCCTTCAATACCTCGACTGTCCGACGGTGAACAGACAGTTTATGTGCTTTATTTGCAATTTCTTGGGCTTGCACACGTAACCCTGCCAGATCTGCCTTAAGTTCTCGGATATGGTCACGAACAGTTCCAAAAATTTCTGGTAATACAATCTCTTCGAAGCCATTTTCCCTTAAAACTTTTTGAACTTCTTCAATATCCATAGGTAAACATGCTACAAGTACCCAAACCTCATCCTTGGCTGTGTATTTTGGAATATCATTAACTTCCCCTGTTTGCCGATAACACGTTCCATGATGTACCAATTCTATTGCCGTTTTTTTGTTTAACGAACCCTTATTAATCAATTCCAAATAAGAAGCATAAGAAATCTTGCCAAATAAAAGTTTTACCCTTTTTGTGCTCTTAAAATCGCGAATGGTAAACGGTAAATCTTCAAACGGTTCTAATTCCACAATTTGATTTTCAATTGTGGATATAGCCCTCTCCACCTTCCGATATTCTACATCAAGGTCTTGTGCTACACGAAAAACTTCTTCTAAATTAAACTTATGAAGAGCATTATCCAATTCCTCTTTGGTAATTAATAACGGAACAGGTGCCAAACCCTGAATAAATCCTTTTACTACAGGAGCAAAAATATCCAACAAAGATAAAATCGTTTGTATTTTCTGTAAATTTGTATCAATTTCTTCTGTTACAATATCAGGCCGTTTTAAGCACTCTTTCAATTCAGGATAATTAGTTAGAACATCCGTTACTTCATAAATGCCCAAACTGTGCAACGTTTTAAGCAACCGCTGTGATGCCTTCTTTG includes these proteins:
- a CDS encoding V-type ATP synthase subunit B, producing the protein MTKEYRTVKEIIGPLMLVEGVEGITFGELTDIRLDDGTTRRGQVLEVNKDKAVVQVFEGTSGLAPQGVTVKFLGKGVELGVSEDMLGRVFDGFGRPIDDGPPIIPEKWLNVNGNPMNPFARDYPNEFIQTGISTIDLLNPLVRGQKLPFFSGSGLPHSRMAAQVARQARVLKTGEKFAVIFATMGITFEESEFFINDFRRTGALERAVLFINLADDPAIERIAVPRMALTVAEFLAFEKDMHVLVILTDLTNYCEALREISAARKEVPGRRGYPGYLYTDLSTIYERAGRIKGKNGSITQLPVLTMPEDDKTHPIPDLTGYITEGQIILSRSLHAQGIYPPVDVLPSLSRLKDKGIGVGKTREDHANVMNQLYAAYARGKNAKELAVVLGESALSDIDLLYVKFADAFEDRFIRQGEDENRSIEDSLRIGWELLGMLPKSELKRVKPEFIEKYYPENK
- a CDS encoding V-type ATP synthase subunit A, with the protein product MSTNIQGEVVKVSGPLVVARGLSGARMYEMVRVGNAKLFGEIIEIRGEDYSIQVYEETGGIGPGQPVFRTGEALSVELGPGLIRSIYDGVQRPLDKIAAQFGEYIVRGAESPSLDRTMIWKFEPVAKVGDHVVPGDILGTVRETKLVVHKIMVPHGVEGTVKKIGPVEGNVDTVIAVIETEKGLRELTMVQRWPVRQPRPVAKKLPPLEPLTTGQRVLDMFFPMTKGGTACVPGPFGSGKTVVQHQLAKWANASIVVYVGCGERGNEMTDVLMEFPELKDPESGEPLMERTVLIANTSNMPVAAREASVFTGITIAEYFRDMGYSVALMADSTSRWAEAMREMSGRLEEMPGEEGYPAYLGTRIASFYERSGNVICLGSDKRNGTLSLIGAVSPPGGDFSEPVVQATLRVVKVFWGLDDKLAFARHFPAINWLTSYSLYQEVVDKYANENYNPKWSEVRRRAMAILQREAELEELVRLVGMDALPAEDRLLMQAAKMIREDFLHQNAFDEIDTYSSMLKQFQLLYTILYYYDEVRPALQKGVPLTKLLNLPVLEEISKAKMIREDKLDQFDGLRNKISEQVKALLS
- a CDS encoding V-type ATP synthase subunit F; the encoded protein is MYKAYVIGEKSLIQGFKSAGFEVFHALTPNDLQRAFQQIQQDGGAEIILITEELAQESKELIQDYRLISNAVITTIPTHKGSIHLGFKELKRQIEYSIGVDMLGKEEQS
- a CDS encoding V-type ATPase subunit — protein: MKALSKGQHRWGFVCGQISVLEGRLMSYDFFMNLGSIEKPEDVLHRLQETTLREFMVPGAETWEDWSTIIDNYVHAQIYELKKACPSPEITDVFLLSEDYVNLKRAINGKNPLFPKNIFTESRLAEIASANPSLFPEVIRPAITAICNPAGVQSENPLITDIVLDGSYLRHYLDLISQLDCPLLKDWSELRILSKLIVVLWRALKAGHNLKMFQQYLLPIEPFNHLVGELCSINELRSWGGVIPGIVGDIWRECLDLSEDEQIPKFEQMTSDLLTNYVKHAKLQTMGPERVGAFCWGMHVEAFNLKLLISGKLNGLPSAMLKDRIRQTYV
- a CDS encoding V-type ATP synthase subunit E family protein — protein: MALEEINKAVLESVQHEAELIIKAAQKEADEKKKSAQRNAEEKAERQYQTAIRNIDEEMARKLVQVQGQINKEILKEKNQIINQVFQKAKQEILRIPGNEYQQLMQKLMERAIANESNGILRVHKDDLNIFKTLVTNWNAQKGAGAITIDEQNYLPARGGFLFIGKGFQIDQTIDTLLADLQRELVPVIAQKLFSENT
- a CDS encoding V-type ATP synthase subunit K — protein: MDNALAIEIGRGLAIAGAGLAVGLGCSGSGKGIGIASQAVGGVLSEKPDLFGRLLVLLALPGTQGFYGFITAILIFVRSGLISGQMIITPGTGLALFVLGLGVGLALYFSAQWQGEASAASISLVARRPEAFGRSVILPAMVETYAVVALLVAILAINWLTADNNVTAYIRGQ